Proteins found in one Mucilaginibacter gracilis genomic segment:
- the rfbA gene encoding glucose-1-phosphate thymidylyltransferase RfbA, whose product MKGIILAGGSGTRLHPLTLAVSKQLMPVYDKPMIYYPLSVLMLAGISEILIISTPHDLPHFEKLLGDGSRLGCTFKYAVQAEPNGLAQAFVIGADFIGNDKVALILGDNIFYGDGLSHLLQVSNNPEGGMVFAYQVSDPERYGVVEFDKDNKAISIEEKPLEPKSDYAVPGLYFYDNSVVEIAKNIKPSPRGEYEITDVNKVYLEQGKLKVGILSRGTAWLDTGTFASLMQAGQFVQVIEERQGMKIGCIEEVAYRMHFIDAAQLESIAAPLVKSGYGQYLLKLLKKK is encoded by the coding sequence TTGAAAGGAATTATACTTGCCGGGGGATCGGGAACTAGGTTGCACCCCTTAACGTTAGCAGTAAGTAAACAGTTGATGCCGGTTTACGATAAACCGATGATTTACTACCCGCTATCGGTTTTGATGCTTGCCGGGATAAGCGAAATACTTATCATTTCTACTCCGCACGATTTACCTCATTTTGAAAAACTGTTGGGTGATGGTTCGCGTTTGGGTTGTACTTTTAAGTATGCCGTACAAGCCGAACCTAACGGGCTCGCCCAGGCTTTTGTTATTGGAGCCGATTTTATTGGCAACGACAAAGTGGCACTGATATTAGGCGATAACATTTTTTATGGCGACGGCCTTTCGCACCTGTTGCAGGTTAGCAATAACCCCGAGGGCGGGATGGTGTTTGCCTACCAGGTATCGGACCCGGAACGTTACGGCGTGGTTGAGTTTGATAAAGATAACAAGGCAATATCTATTGAAGAAAAGCCGTTGGAACCAAAATCGGACTATGCGGTGCCGGGATTATATTTTTATGATAACTCGGTCGTTGAAATTGCCAAAAACATTAAACCTTCGCCGCGCGGCGAATATGAAATTACCGACGTAAATAAAGTTTACCTGGAACAAGGAAAATTAAAGGTTGGTATTTTAAGCCGTGGCACGGCATGGCTTGATACAGGTACCTTTGCATCGTTAATGCAAGCCGGCCAGTTTGTGCAGGTAATTGAAGAACGCCAGGGTATGAAAATTGGCTGTATTGAGGAAGTTGCCTACCGAATGCACTTTATTGATGCTGCACAGTTAGAAAGCATTGCCGCACCTTTAGT